Within Bdellovibrio bacteriovorus HD100, the genomic segment CCTCAGTACAAAGCAACCCTGACCAAAGGGGACATGGAAGCTTTGAAACTGACGGCTCAGGACAAAGCCCGCTACTTCTCTATCGTGACTATCCCGGATGATCCTACTTTGATGACTGCGAACCTGAAAGCTCCAGTCGTTGTGAACATTGAAGCCCGTACGGCTCGTCAGTGTGTTCTTCAGGATAACAACCTGGCTATCCGCGAGCCTATCTTCACCAAGCTGCAACAGCGTGTGGTGCAGAACCCGGCTGTCGCTATCAAAAATCAATCCACCGGCATCGATGTGGCAACCAAGCTGCATGTTGTTCGCGACGCTGAACTTTAATTTTTAAAGATTCAGAAAAAGAAAAAGGAGCCCCCGAGGCTCCTTTTTTTATTTGTGCCTGCAGGGTTATTCCAAAGCTGTCAGTTCGGCGTTTTTTTCGATCAATGAAGATTCCAGCCGGCGGACTTCCTGCTGCTGGCGATCGAGGGTCCTTTGCGCCTGCTGCACCTGACGGCGCAGAGAAAATTCGTTGGTGGTGGATTCATAGATATTTTCCTGCAGGGATTGGATCTGCGAACGCATGATGGCGATTTCTTCCTGCAGGTCGTTGCGGTTGTCGTTCAGATCCGACAGGGCTTGCTCGCGGGCCTGTTGCACTTCCTG encodes:
- the fliW gene encoding flagellar assembly protein FliW; its protein translation is MIISTSRFGQVELKQEDVLTFTEGLLGFADLRKFVLLDDPNDEIFAWLQSCEAPAIAFPVLEPELFAPQYKATLTKGDMEALKLTAQDKARYFSIVTIPDDPTLMTANLKAPVVVNIEARTARQCVLQDNNLAIREPIFTKLQQRVVQNPAVAIKNQSTGIDVATKLHVVRDAEL